TTACTAAAAATTCCTGGAGTTGCCATATTGTTGTACCTCCTCGTAGTCAAAATTTGAAATTGTTTTCATAGCTAGGAAGGTTAACCCCCATCCAGTAGCTTGCATTTGTGTGACGGTATGTTTTGAGAAGTAGTTTGCTATGCGCGGAGCTAGCATGATGGTTCCAATCGTCATAATAAACAAATCTAGCTTGAAACGATGACACATATTCTCAAAACAAACGTTTTCTTGATATTCAGCCTTGTCCAAATGTCCGGTGATAAGGTGACTTGCAGCACCAATATTAGAAGAAACCATGTCAGCTGCTAGAGATGAAGCGGCAGCTCCCATTGCAACGTATGTTGGCGTCTGCATGGATGGTGCTTTTTCAAAGAGCCATGGGACGGGGTTATAAGGGAGAACTTTTTTTGCAATAGTTGTTGCTTTGCTTGAAACAAATCCAAAGGCTGTTAAAGCGTATCCTTGTACCCTTGTTGCAATGCGCCCAGTAATCGGGAAGGCTTCATTTAGGTCGTGTGCCATGATTTTTACGTGCTTAGAACCAAATTGATAAAGGCTTTGAGCACTTTCAACCATGAAATCAACGAAGTCGTTGATAGCAGGTAATACGTAAGTCTTGTAGAGCTCTGCGGTCTTATTAATTACGCGTGGACCTAAGTTCCATGCTCTGTTGTATAGGGCAAGGGTATTGTCGAAAGCGTTCTGAATCGAATCGATTGGGTGGCGGATACAGCTAAATGCCCACTTTGTGCAAGACCAAGCAGTATTCGCAGACCATTTAGCGGCGCCCCACGCAGTGAGCGCAGTCCACTTGATTGCTGTAGGAATGTTAACAAGAACATACTTTGCAATTGAAAACCCTGTTGAAGCTGTCCATTTTGTGGCACTCCATGCAGTTCCAGCAGTCCACTTAGTTGCTTCCCAGGCAGCTCCAGGTGTTGCTTTTGTTGTATTCCATCCATTTCTGGCAATCCACTTTGTGGCATTCCAAGAGTGTGATAGTCCCCAACTTGATACAGAGTAAACGCCCTTGCCAACGTGCCAAGAGGCTTTTGCGGTAAGAACAGCGGCTGCTGTACCAAGAATGGTCGCTCCGCCGTAATAAAGTAGGTTCTGTCCATGAACCTGTAGATTGCTCTCAGTCATTCTAACATCTCTCAAATTTATAATAAAATTGGGGAGATCATACCAAGTATTAAGAATTTGTAAAAGACAAAATATTAGTTTATCTTAACAGACGCCTTAGAGCTCTGAAGCTCTTCATGGGCAACAGGGACGAGCTCAGGGTAGTTTTCCTGGAGCCAGGGGAGGAGTTTATAATGAATTTTTTTGAGTTCGTGGTTGTAGAAGTATTCAAGATTTTTCTTTGGATCTCGATGAAATCCTCCGATATCGAGCTCAACGGCTTTCCCATTGATAAAGCCAAAATTCCGGATTAAATGAGGATCTTTATCGCTAAATCCTTTTTTGGCGCGCATCTCTGTAAAAGCAAGGAGTTCTTTTAAAGCCTCCTGAGCCTCTTGGGTTCTCCCCTCCTTTTTTAAGGATAGGAGATATTCTGCTGTTGGGATAGCCTTTTTTTGAACCACAAACTCGACATCTTCAAGCTGGATATGGTGTTTAAGGCCCATCCGGTCTTTCAAAATAACTGTATGATCAAAGGGGGTGTTTTTATTGAGGTGGACAAAGATGACCCCTGTCTCATTTTTGAAAATTGTATAGGCAATTTTGCAGCTTCCAAAGGTTGATGCGACAGTCTTCTTCTTCTTGCGTTTCCAGCGGTCCCGTTTTTCAGCAAATTTTTTCGGAAGAGGGAGCTTTTCATAGAGGGGATTCATCCGCCATCTTTTGTGCTTAAAAAACTTGAGAACGTAGTTGTTGTCCTCGCTGATGAAGACGTAGCTTTGCGAGCCACTTTCTAAGTAGGAGAAGGGCTGATCAAGGGCTGTTTCTAATTCTAAAAGGTCTTCGGGTTCAAAGGTGATGTCCCACTTTGGGTTGTAAGGGAGCGAGGAGGTAATATTGGCGCAGCTAAAACCGTCTGTCAAGGCATGAGAAAGGCGCTCTATTCCTGCAACTGCAGCAACGGCCAAAAGTCCTATTAGGCATTTATTGACAAACGATTTCATTTAACTCCTTAACAAATGAGTCTAACAAAATGGGATGATTTTCTGCGATCCAAGATTCAAATGCGCGGGTAATGCGGATCATTTCTGGTCCATAAACTTCTCGTTTTTTTTCTTGCTCGGATAGGGAAAGTCTTCCAAAATCTATTTGAAAAGGAGTGGTATTGATATATCCAAAATTGGTGCTAAAATCTGGATCCTTGTCGAAGATTCCTTTTTGGCAGCGGCCCTCTGCAAGGCGCAAGAGTGAGCGGATTGCACTTTCTGCAGCCTCTTGATTTTCCTGTGCCATCCAGCGATCTATTGCGGCATAAGCCAGGATCCCTTTTTTCTGAAGGAGGAATTCTACTTGGTCAAGATCAATAAGGTGTTTTTTTCCAATTTTATCAATGATTGTAATGCTTTGCTTAAGATTCGAGGTTTTTGCTAAATGGAGGGTGATGAGCCCCGTCTCTTCTTTCATCTCGTCATAGGCTAAACACAGGCTATCAAAGGTCTTTTCCAAAGAAGCTCGCTTCTTCTCTCTTTTTTTTCCTAAAGCTCCCACGTCGGGTAGAAAGTTTAGCAGGGGAGGGGTTCTCATATGTTGGAATTTGAAAAGTTTAAGAACCGCGGTTCCATCTTCAGATAGGAAAACGTAGGACTGACTTCCTGAATCAAAATAGGTGAAGGTTTGTTTAAGAAGGTTCTTGGGAATTTCTCCTTCGCGATGCCACTTTTGATTCTCTCCGCGTGGTGCATATACGTTGACCATTGCAAAGCCATCGGTTGCTTTGTGGCACAAACGTTCTGCTGCAAAAAACAAAAAAGCACTCAAAAAAATTATGAATAATCGCTTCATTACCGTATATTAAAAGTTATAGGTTCGAGACATAAGGCATAGTATTAGATGAAGACTATTTCTGAAAAGAAAAGAAAACGCCTTATTCTCCTTGCGATGACGAGCTCCACCTCTCTTATCTTCCTGAATGCTACGCTCCTTCCTGTGGCATTGCCAACCATCCAGAGGGAACTTTTAGTTTCCATGAGTGGCTTGCAATGGATTATCAACGCTTATCTTTTAGCAACGGCAGTTTTTGTGATTGCTGGGGGGCGCTTAGGGGATCTTTTTGGCCATAGGCGCATGTTCTGTATTGGTGTTGCTATCTACTCGATTTCATCGGTGATGGGGGCAATGGCAGAAACGGGATGGTGGCTGGTTATGAGCCGAGCCATTCAAGGGACAGGGGGCGCATTGATGTCTCCAGCTGGAATGTCTATTCTTATTCATTCGTTTCCTGAAAAAAAACGGGGGCGGGCCATTGGGATTATGGTAGGGATTGGCTCTCTGTTCCTTTCTTTAGGTCCTTTTATTGGTGGCGCTTTTACCCAATATCTTTCCTGGAGATGGGCATTTTTGATCAATCCCCCCATTGCTCTTTATGGCATTTTGATGGTTATAAAAGCTGTTCCGAAATCTGAACCGATAAAGGAGAGCTTTGATTTTCTGGGATTTATCTCTCTTTCCCTTTCCATCTCTTGTTTAACGCTGGCTCTGATGCAAGGAAAGGTTTGGGGGTGGGGCTCTTGGCAGGTAGTTTTTCTCTTTCTTCTCGCTATATGTTTTCTCTTAGCCGTTTGGGGGTTGGAGCGTTTTGCAAAGCACCCATTTTTTCAATTTAACCTCTTCAAAAACTGCACCTTTTTAGGGGGTTGTATTTTAATGCTTTGTTCTCAGTTCATCCTGATGATCACCCTGTTTTGGCCGATCTACTTTCAGAAGATTGTCATGGACTCTCCTATGATTGCAGGGCTTATCACGGCAATTGCGACCATTCCTTTGATGCTGTTTGCTCCGATCGGGGGGAACCTTGCGGACCGTAGGGGAGCGCGCCTTCCATTGCTCATGGGTTTTACGCTTCTTTTTCTTAGTCTGATATGGTTTGCTTACTTCCTATCGTATCAAAACATTTCCCTCCTCTTTCCTGCACTTTTTGCCTTTGGAGCAGGGATTTCTTTTGTAATGACTCCAGCGAGTGCCGTAACTCTTAGCTCTGTTCCAAAAACGAAAACAGGGGTCGCTACGGGGATGTATAATACGCTTCGCTTCACAGGGGCAACAATTGGGGTCGCTGTTCTAGGAGCGGTTCAGGTCAATGTTCAAGATGATTTGTTTACAGCCTCCTTAAAAAAGCATTCTGATACGGCTTCTTTAAACCCTGATCTTTATGAGGGGCTCCTAAATAGCTTACCTCTTTCGAGAGAAGCAGCAGGAAACCTTGATTCTGAGACCTTTGCTTATGTGAAAGAGGCTTTGATCAAAGCTTCTACAGTTGCTTTTTCTGCAACGAATCTTGTGGCTGCTGTCGCAGCGGTTCTTGCCTTTTTCATCACCCTGGTTTTCTTTAAAAAAGCAAAAAGGTAAGAAGAGGAATAGAGGTGATCATGAAAAGGCTTTTAGGATTTTTTATTTTTTTTGCAGCAGCGTTATACAGCGTTGAGGAAGTAAGAGTTGTTCCTGTTTCTCCAACTCCAGAGTCCAATACGGTAGTTACAAAGATTGTATTTCCCCGCCCCTATGAGAACAAACGGAAAACCCCTGTGAATGTCCAGCTTAGGGTAGAGGGATTTCCTTTGGGGGTGGTCACGCAGAATAATCGGTCCAAGGAGATCTACGATGATCCTGAAGGGCAAGCAATTCATGTCATTGTTGATAATGAGCCTTATCTGATTTATAACCAGTCGTTTGAAGATTCTTTCGATGAAAATCGAGAGTTCTATGATAAAATTGTGAGTTTTCATATTCCATTCACACTCAAGCCTGGGATGCATGTTTTGCGGGTATTTCCTGCACGTTCTTATGGAGAGAGTCTAAAAGGGAAGAGACCCTTTTCTGCCGAGATTTTTTATTTTCAAGATCGCAAGAAAAATGATGACCTTAATATAGATCTCCAAAAGCCCTACCTGACTTATAATGAGCCACAAGGGAGATACCCTTCTGGGAGTGAAGACCCTATTCTTCTCGACTTCCTCCTCTCTAACTGTGAGTTAAGCCAGGATGGATACAAAGTACGCCTCACAGTTGATAAAGAGGTGATTTCAACACTGATAAAATATACTCCTTACCTACTTTATGGTTTAAGCCCAGGAAAACATACCGTTAAGCTCGAACTTCTTGATAAAGATGATAAAATCGTTCCCGGTTTTTTTAATGTAACACAGCGGGAAGTGGAGATTGATAATAATCTTTCTGACGCCTCATAATAAAGTTATAGGGACTGCAGGAGGGGTTTGTGGCGAAGAAGAAGGCGAAGAAAAATCAAGAGATGTCCATCATGGATGCGGTTGACAATCTCTCTGGAATGGCTGAACTCGATGTAGCTGTGGAGAAAGAGGGTGAGGCTGTCGGTGTTAAGAAAAACCTCCATAAACTCAAAGAGTTAGAAGAAACAGAGAAGGAAGAAACTCTCTCGACTGTCAAAGGGACTTTCAAAACAGTCCACAAATATCTTGAACATGTTTACTCTAGAGGCAAAGAGCAGCTTAAAGACCGCGATATGCAGCGGGGAATTAAAGCGATCATGGTTTTGGCTGATGAAGCTGCTGATAAGCTAGATAAGTGTACCTCTCTTTTTAAACATACCTATAAAGAGGGAAAAGTCTCCGAGATCAAGGAGTATAAAGATCTCCACAGTTTCTATAGCAAAAAGATCCTAAAGCGTTTTGAAGAGGTTCTAGCAACAGAAGCCGCTTGGCAGGAAGAATGGGCATCTGAAGACGAGAAGATTGACATTGAGCGACAGGGTCTCAAAGACTTAGAGATGGTTAAAAGGGATAAGGAGTATGAGCTCTTCTATATCCGCAAGGATGATGGGAAACCATTCTTCAACCGGAACCTCTTGCGACACATTAAGCTTGTGAGTGACTTCGATGAGGTGATCATGGGATTTGAAGGGGAGGATCCTCTTCTTCATATCAATATTCTTCTCGATCATGAAGCTCAAGTCGTTGCGGAAGAAATCCGAGACATTGCAAAAAATGAGCTTGGTGATTTTTATGCCGATGCCTTTCACCATAAAGAAATCCAAATTGTTGGAGATATGATCAAAATAACCATGTCTCTCATGCTTGCTTGCAACCCTCAAAACTTGAATGAAAATACCATGGGGAAGGTTTGCACACGCTACCTGAAGGACTTCCATAAATTTTTACGAGAGATTCTTGTTTCACCTGATTGCCTCCGTCTGATTAATCATTCTGTTGAAGAGACAGATCAGCTTTCCCGCGCGCTTGTTAATCTTGTTCATGCTTTTTCCTTCGCTTTCTTTTGCCATAGTGGAAAGAAACAAGAGATGCTCGATTTTATGAATGATTTGCTTAGGCGCTCCAATGGTGGAGAGCTTCCTATTAGAAAGGAGAAGATTGATACCAACGCCTTTTTGAGTGAAATTTATGATCTTCATGACAGTATCACCGAGATGCTTAAAAAATATCCCAGTGGCCCTCTTTTTAAAACACTTGATATCTTCCAAGAAAGGAATGAAAAAGAAGGGTTCGATCCCATCGGTCAAGGGAATCTTCCTTATTACCTCTATACTTTTTCGAATAGTGACTTTGATTCAAAGTGTCTCAAAATGCCTTGCCCTACCCTCCATGCCCATATTAATAAAGCAGAAGTGATCGATGAGTTTAAAGGGTTTCTGCGCCACTTTGAAACAAAGAAGGGGCTTGAAAGGCACCTGCACATCAATCTTCAAGATCGCACGTCATGGGAAGAGCATGCTAGATGCCAGGCCTTAGAAAAGCTTCAAAATCAAGCCGAGTTCTCGGAGCAACTGATTCTTGTCACCTTTCCGAAAAAGAGTGATTTCTACTTTCAAGCCGAAGATTATCTCAAAGTTGATATTGCTAAAAATTTTCTAAAGTTATTAGAGGAGCAGGTCAAAAGTGGTGAGGAGTGTGGCTTCTTTTTCTCAAAATACCTCCCTAAAAAAGAGCTCAATGACTTTGTGAAAAAGATCCTTCCAGTCATTCACACCCATTTCTTTAAAAAAAAGGTGAAACTCGAGAGAAAAGAACGTCTAGATTTTATCGAAATTTTCTATCAATTTTTTACTCTGAAAATCCTTGAGCTTGCAAGACCCGATACCTTCACTTTTTCATGTAAGGATGGAGTGGATGTGGGCTCTACGGCGAGTGCGACGTTCTTCACTCTCGTGAAGCTCCTTGGAAAAGAGGATCAGTGGTCTCAAAAAGAACAAGACCAGCTCTATTGGATTCTCTGCGGCCCGGCTCTTACCGTCCGTGAGCGCCTTGTGGATTATCAGAGATTTAGCCGGATGGCAAGTAGCCTTAGCATCATTGCTCAGGCCGTTGCTAAGGATCATGATAAGATTATCAAAGCACTTCAGCCTCTTTACAGCGCAAATCTATTTCAAAATCTTAAAAACAAATATTAATTATGAATTATCATAAATAATTTAATCAATAAGGTTCTGAAGGTTAGTTTAGATCGAGATCTTCTGGCATGAGGGAAAGGGTTTTGTATTTCCCTCCCATCTCTCGAAGGAGGGTTTGCCAAAGGGTTTCAGGAGGTGTCTGAAAGAGATGCTTGCTTTTGGCAGGGCATAGGTACCAAGCACCATTGAGGAACTCACGCTCCAGGACACCTGAGGCCCATCCTCCATAGCCAAAACAAACGAGAGTAAGAGGAGGCTCTCTTTCCTCCTCCTGGAGCATTTCCATATCTCCATTTAAATAGATCCCAGCGCTCACTTGAAGGCTTGTCTCATCTTCATATCCTTGGTTTTGAAGGAGCATGATCTGATTGGGTTGGTTGGGGCCGCCAGCACGCATTTCAATAGGGTCTTCTCCATTGCCGATTCCAAGGAAGTCATCCTCTACTTCAATGTCTAGGGGTTTATTGATGATGAGACCAAAGGATCCTACAGCGCTATGATCACACAAAAGGACAACGCTGCGGTAAAAGATCCCGCTTTCAATATCTGGGCTGGCAATGAGAAAGGTTCCCTTCTTAAGCTCTGAGTAAGGTATGTTCTTCATAACTTATCCATAGCAGAGGAGTCTATTATTGTACCAGTTCTTCAGCGCTCTGGAGT
The window above is part of the Candidatus Neptunochlamydia sp. REUL1 genome. Proteins encoded here:
- a CDS encoding MFS transporter; the protein is MKTISEKKRKRLILLAMTSSTSLIFLNATLLPVALPTIQRELLVSMSGLQWIINAYLLATAVFVIAGGRLGDLFGHRRMFCIGVAIYSISSVMGAMAETGWWLVMSRAIQGTGGALMSPAGMSILIHSFPEKKRGRAIGIMVGIGSLFLSLGPFIGGAFTQYLSWRWAFLINPPIALYGILMVIKAVPKSEPIKESFDFLGFISLSLSISCLTLALMQGKVWGWGSWQVVFLFLLAICFLLAVWGLERFAKHPFFQFNLFKNCTFLGGCILMLCSQFILMITLFWPIYFQKIVMDSPMIAGLITAIATIPLMLFAPIGGNLADRRGARLPLLMGFTLLFLSLIWFAYFLSYQNISLLFPALFAFGAGISFVMTPASAVTLSSVPKTKTGVATGMYNTLRFTGATIGVAVLGAVQVNVQDDLFTASLKKHSDTASLNPDLYEGLLNSLPLSREAAGNLDSETFAYVKEALIKASTVAFSATNLVAAVAAVLAFFITLVFFKKAKR
- a CDS encoding YqgE/AlgH family protein → MKNIPYSELKKGTFLIASPDIESGIFYRSVVLLCDHSAVGSFGLIINKPLDIEVEDDFLGIGNGEDPIEMRAGGPNQPNQIMLLQNQGYEDETSLQVSAGIYLNGDMEMLQEEEREPPLTLVCFGYGGWASGVLEREFLNGAWYLCPAKSKHLFQTPPETLWQTLLREMGGKYKTLSLMPEDLDLN